One window of Gemmatimonadaceae bacterium genomic DNA carries:
- the upp gene encoding uracil phosphoribosyltransferase: MIEPIAEFPTLTIIRHPLVQHKLTILRNRDTPTKIFKELVDEIAMLMAYEATIDLTVEPLDVRTPLEATVGRHISGKKLTLVPILRAGLGMVEGILRLVPAARVGHIGLYRDHDTLQPVDYYFKIPGDVAERDFFVLDPMLATGGSAAAAVSSLKRAGATRIRFLCLVAAPAGVRKLATDHPDVQIYCAALDRELNSQGYILPGLGDAGDRLFGTR; this comes from the coding sequence ATGATTGAACCGATCGCTGAGTTTCCGACGCTCACAATTATCCGGCATCCACTCGTCCAGCACAAGCTGACGATACTGCGAAATCGCGATACTCCGACGAAGATCTTCAAGGAGCTCGTCGATGAGATCGCAATGCTCATGGCGTATGAGGCCACGATCGATCTCACTGTCGAGCCGTTGGACGTCAGGACTCCGCTCGAGGCTACCGTCGGGCGACATATCAGCGGAAAGAAGCTCACTCTCGTTCCCATACTTCGCGCGGGACTTGGCATGGTGGAGGGTATTCTCCGCCTCGTTCCAGCCGCTCGCGTCGGACATATCGGATTATATCGCGACCACGATACCCTTCAGCCGGTGGACTATTACTTCAAGATCCCGGGTGATGTCGCCGAGCGAGATTTCTTCGTGCTCGATCCGATGCTTGCCACCGGAGGGAGCGCGGCAGCGGCTGTCAGTTCCCTCAAGAGAGCGGGTGCAACGCGGATCAGATTCCTCTGCCTAGTCGCCGCTCCGGCTGGAGTTCGGAAACTGGCGACAGATCATCCTGACGTTCAGATATACTGCGCCGCGCTCGACCGCGAGTTGAACTCCCAGGGCTACATTCTCCCCGGCCTCGGCGACGCAGGGGACAGGTTGTTCGGAACACGCTAG
- a CDS encoding pitrilysin family protein, producing MRPRSTCARIALAASVTLLVVPSLATSQRTIDRSKVPTLGLPPKVSLPPIVTRQLPNGLKLMIVEQHELPLADFVLVTGGGGTTDPATKGGVANLTSAMLTEGTMTRNSLQIADQIAFLGVGLSAGSNWDANTVSLHTPTSQLDSALALFSDVVLQPSFPAEDFERVKKNRLTSLIQLKDRPTAIADQAYASILYGAAHPYGHNLIGSEASISAMSIADLQAFYSANFIPNNSILIIVGDVIPAQIENKIGSLFGGWQGGTVTPVIFGEAPRAGVTMVYLIDKPGAAQSSFRIGLIGVPRSTKDYFALNVMNTILGGSFTSRLNQNLRETHGYTYGARSRFDMRRSAGPFIASAEIVAAKTDSGLIEFMKELTAIRDTVPATELRKSKRLLQLGMPGDFETTQQIASQLVPVALYDLPLDYYNNYVSSIEGVTQADVQQVARRYIDPASLAIVIVGDRKSIESGLKAVNAGPITIRDFFGQPILP from the coding sequence ATGAGACCGCGCAGCACATGTGCGAGAATAGCGCTCGCGGCCTCAGTGACACTGCTTGTCGTGCCGTCACTGGCAACGTCACAGCGCACGATCGACCGATCCAAGGTGCCAACTCTCGGACTGCCTCCGAAGGTGTCTCTGCCTCCAATCGTGACGCGGCAGCTACCGAACGGATTGAAGCTCATGATTGTCGAGCAGCACGAGCTGCCGCTCGCCGATTTCGTTCTTGTGACGGGAGGAGGGGGCACGACGGACCCTGCCACCAAAGGGGGCGTTGCAAACCTTACTTCGGCGATGCTAACCGAGGGCACTATGACGCGAAATAGCCTCCAGATCGCGGATCAGATAGCGTTTCTGGGTGTCGGTCTTTCGGCCGGGAGTAACTGGGACGCAAACACGGTGAGCCTTCACACTCCGACATCTCAGCTCGACAGTGCGTTGGCACTGTTCTCGGACGTGGTGCTTCAGCCTTCATTTCCCGCAGAAGACTTCGAGCGTGTCAAAAAGAACCGGCTTACGAGTCTCATTCAGCTCAAGGACCGTCCTACGGCGATCGCCGATCAGGCATACGCATCCATTCTCTATGGCGCAGCTCATCCCTATGGCCACAACCTCATAGGGTCTGAGGCCTCCATCAGCGCGATGTCAATAGCCGACTTGCAAGCGTTCTATAGCGCCAACTTCATTCCGAACAACTCGATACTGATCATCGTAGGGGACGTGATCCCGGCGCAGATCGAAAACAAGATCGGCTCCCTATTCGGAGGGTGGCAAGGTGGAACGGTGACACCGGTCATATTCGGTGAGGCGCCAAGGGCTGGAGTGACCATGGTCTATCTGATCGACAAACCGGGAGCCGCTCAGTCATCGTTCCGGATCGGCTTGATCGGTGTTCCTCGCTCGACGAAGGATTACTTCGCCTTGAACGTGATGAACACCATCCTCGGTGGCTCTTTCACGAGCAGGCTAAACCAGAATCTCCGCGAGACCCATGGTTACACCTATGGAGCCCGGTCGAGGTTTGACATGCGCCGTTCCGCAGGCCCGTTCATCGCTTCGGCTGAGATAGTGGCGGCGAAAACAGATTCAGGACTGATCGAGTTCATGAAAGAGCTGACAGCGATCCGGGATACAGTGCCAGCGACAGAGCTTCGGAAGTCGAAGAGGCTGCTGCAACTCGGAATGCCAGGCGACTTTGAAACTACGCAGCAGATTGCCAGCCAGCTGGTGCCGGTTGCCCTGTATGATCTGCCGCTCGACTACTACAACAACTATGTGTCAAGTATCGAGGGTGTGACTCAGGCCGATGTCCAACAAGTAGCGAGACGGTACATAGATCCAGCATCGCTCGCGATCGTCATCGTGGGAGACCGCAAGAGCATCGAGTCCGGGCTCAAGGCGGTCAACGCCGGTCCAATCACGATTCGTGACTTCTTTGGCCAGCCAATCTTACCCTGA
- a CDS encoding alpha/beta hydrolase: protein MTQIALIASSLLALFVVAVIFAWSFQERIAFQPPRPPYPDDAGIHRVGYSASDGKRLFAYLIGNQQAPRGILLAFHGNADLAVRQVEWANEAVRRTGMTVMLAEYRGYMGLAGRPTYAGSKLDSEAAYLFMRHSIGVPPEKIAFFGHSLGSAIAVELAVGHPPAALLLESPFTSARDMAGLIIRWTPGVIWRIVSRLHFDTGAKVAQLDIPVSVVHGGSDRLIPLWMGSHVFAAARTQGRWLLVPDALHNDVRIKGGEGYWRWVVEALDPIITSFK from the coding sequence ATGACACAGATAGCTCTCATCGCGAGCTCGCTGCTCGCTCTTTTCGTTGTAGCGGTGATCTTCGCCTGGAGCTTTCAGGAGCGGATTGCCTTCCAGCCTCCACGTCCTCCGTATCCCGACGATGCGGGAATACACCGAGTTGGTTACTCGGCGTCAGATGGCAAGCGTTTGTTCGCATATCTGATTGGCAATCAGCAAGCGCCGCGCGGAATTCTGCTGGCATTCCACGGAAACGCCGACCTTGCCGTACGCCAGGTGGAATGGGCAAACGAAGCCGTTCGCAGAACCGGCATGACAGTGATGCTCGCAGAGTACCGTGGATACATGGGTCTCGCCGGCCGGCCGACATATGCCGGATCGAAGCTGGATTCCGAAGCGGCGTATCTCTTCATGAGACACAGCATTGGCGTACCCCCGGAAAAGATCGCGTTCTTCGGACATTCGCTCGGTAGCGCCATAGCCGTTGAGCTTGCAGTCGGCCATCCGCCCGCGGCATTACTACTCGAGTCACCGTTTACATCGGCCCGCGATATGGCTGGATTGATCATCAGATGGACTCCAGGTGTCATCTGGAGGATAGTATCACGACTCCATTTCGATACTGGCGCCAAAGTGGCGCAACTGGACATCCCAGTCTCCGTTGTCCACGGAGGTAGTGACCGACTGATCCCGCTTTGGATGGGCAGCCATGTATTCGCCGCAGCAAGGACGCAAGGTCGGTGGCTCCTCGTGCCGGATGCATTACACAACGACGTAAGAATAAAGGGAGGAGAGGGCTATTGGAGATGGGTGGTCGAGGCGCTTGATCCGATCATCACTTCATTCAAGTAA
- a CDS encoding MBL fold metallo-hydrolase, whose protein sequence is MEITFAGAAREVTGSCHLLHVSNHTVVLDCGMFQGRRRESAEKNKTLPLPITDIDAVVLSHAHIDHAGRLPFLVSRGYGKAIWATSATRDLSALMLADSAHIQEKDAEFLARKNKDFVEPLYGMLDATRTMDLMIGVPYNKPFDVVPGVRGTYVDAGHILGSASVILDCTEGGVTRRLVFSGDIGRSGLAIIRDPVAPANADAVIMESTYGNCDHESIDGARAHLARVVRATAARGGRVLIPAFAVGRTQELLYSLHSLLREGAIPSIPVYMDSPLAIDTTTVFEMHPETFDQSEDMVKRVKELFEFPLLHFTRDVEESKAINHAKGPMIVIAASGMCEAGRILHHLANEASDPRNTILIVGFQAEHTLGRRIVEKQPMLKIFGDEVPLRAQIEVINGYSAHADRTELMMWIDRVKAASPRLGPIWLVHGEAEVQDEFRTSLTSKGYSVSCPEPHTRVAF, encoded by the coding sequence TTGGAAATCACATTCGCAGGCGCAGCCCGGGAGGTCACAGGGTCGTGTCATCTGCTGCACGTGAGCAATCACACGGTGGTTCTGGATTGCGGGATGTTCCAGGGGAGGCGGAGGGAGTCAGCGGAGAAGAACAAGACACTGCCGTTACCCATCACTGACATCGATGCCGTAGTCCTCTCGCACGCGCACATCGACCATGCAGGGCGTCTTCCGTTTCTCGTTTCTCGGGGATACGGAAAGGCGATCTGGGCTACATCTGCGACCCGTGACCTTAGCGCTCTGATGCTTGCCGACTCGGCGCATATACAGGAAAAGGACGCTGAGTTTCTGGCAAGGAAGAACAAGGATTTCGTCGAGCCCTTGTATGGGATGCTGGACGCCACCCGTACAATGGATTTGATGATTGGTGTTCCGTACAACAAGCCATTCGACGTGGTGCCCGGCGTGAGAGGGACATACGTGGATGCCGGCCACATCCTTGGCTCTGCTTCAGTGATTCTCGACTGCACGGAAGGAGGCGTGACAAGGCGCCTTGTGTTTTCAGGTGATATCGGCAGGTCCGGACTGGCGATAATACGCGATCCGGTAGCTCCAGCTAACGCCGACGCAGTCATCATGGAATCCACCTATGGTAATTGCGACCATGAATCGATTGATGGGGCGCGTGCGCATCTGGCGCGGGTAGTCAGGGCGACAGCGGCGAGAGGCGGAAGGGTGCTGATACCGGCCTTTGCAGTCGGGCGGACGCAGGAGCTGCTCTATAGCCTGCATTCACTGTTGCGAGAGGGAGCCATTCCGTCGATCCCGGTCTATATGGATAGCCCTCTCGCGATCGATACGACGACCGTGTTCGAGATGCATCCGGAGACCTTTGACCAGTCCGAGGACATGGTGAAGCGGGTCAAGGAGCTGTTCGAATTTCCGCTTCTTCATTTTACGCGTGATGTGGAAGAATCGAAGGCGATCAACCATGCTAAGGGTCCGATGATTGTCATTGCAGCATCCGGCATGTGCGAAGCAGGACGTATACTTCATCATCTGGCAAATGAAGCCAGCGATCCGAGAAACACGATCCTTATTGTCGGGTTCCAGGCGGAGCACACGCTTGGTAGGCGAATTGTCGAAAAGCAGCCGATGCTGAAGATATTCGGGGACGAGGTTCCACTGAGGGCTCAGATCGAAGTGATCAACGGGTACAGCGCGCATGCGGATCGCACGGAACTGATGATGTGGATAGACAGAGTCAAAGCGGCCTCACCCCGGCTCGGTCCCATCTGGCTTGTGCATGGTGAGGCCGAAGTCCAGGACGAGTTCAGGACGAGCCTTACGTCCAAGGGCTATTCCGTGAGCTGTCCGGAGCCCCACACACGGGTTGCCTTCTAG
- a CDS encoding YdcF family protein gives MDQARPAGSIVVLGAAQYDGKPSPVLRARLDHGIDLWNKGMGKVLVLTGGRGYGDTTSEAAVGREYARKHGVPDEVILLEDKGRTTRESMLGVAGILSSQGIRTVILVSDPFHMLRLSIIGRRFGLTTYTSPTRTSPISPNREKRWRYMLGESIKAPLAFLFERKK, from the coding sequence ATGGACCAAGCCCGCCCGGCTGGATCCATCGTCGTGCTGGGCGCGGCGCAATATGACGGCAAGCCGTCACCGGTTCTGAGAGCCAGGCTTGACCACGGGATAGATCTGTGGAATAAGGGGATGGGGAAGGTCCTGGTTCTGACCGGTGGCCGCGGATACGGGGATACCACGAGTGAAGCTGCGGTCGGCAGAGAGTATGCACGGAAGCATGGTGTGCCGGACGAGGTGATTCTTCTCGAGGACAAGGGGCGAACTACCCGCGAGTCCATGCTGGGCGTTGCGGGAATTCTCAGCAGCCAGGGTATCAGGACCGTAATCCTGGTGAGCGATCCATTCCACATGCTGAGGCTGTCCATAATTGGAAGGCGATTCGGGCTCACGACCTACACTTCCCCCACCCGGACGAGTCCAATATCGCCAAACAGGGAGAAGCGCTGGAGATACATGCTGGGCGAATCGATCAAGGCACCACTGGCATTCCTATTCGAGAGGAAAAAGTGA
- a CDS encoding pitrilysin family protein: MRRALLIAISVLITTTTAIIAGAQVIPKIKFEKYALPNGLEVILHEDHSTPIVTVNTWYKVGSGDEKIGRTGFAHLFEHIMFMGSEHVPVGMFDKELEAAGADNNGSTTEDRTNYYENFPSNALPLALWLDSDRMGFLLSTMDRAKLDLQREVVKNERRERVDNVPYGRGDEMILAALYPKGHPYSWSVIGSMADLGAASLEDVKNFFRTYYAPNNATLTIAGDFNPANAKQLVQLYFGSIPRGPTLPTRPKVAPVVLAKDTFMVLEDRVQLPRVFYDWPTVKVFEKDDAALDVLASVLANGKNSRLYKRLVYDMQVAQNVFASQQSSKLAGRFEIDITPKPGQSLAAIDKVVKEELQRLMNEPVTQRELQRVQNSFRSSFLNRLSGVLGKSETLNSYNYLAGNPDYVRQDAARYDHVTRADVQRVAKTYLGRHKVVLTVVPEGKREMMLTANGGDR; encoded by the coding sequence GTGAGACGAGCACTATTAATAGCGATTAGCGTCTTAATCACCACAACGACTGCAATAATTGCAGGGGCTCAGGTAATTCCGAAGATCAAGTTCGAGAAGTACGCGCTTCCAAACGGGCTGGAGGTGATTCTGCACGAAGACCATTCGACGCCGATCGTCACGGTCAATACATGGTATAAGGTTGGTTCCGGCGACGAAAAGATCGGCCGGACCGGGTTCGCGCACCTGTTCGAGCACATCATGTTTATGGGATCGGAACATGTGCCTGTCGGCATGTTCGACAAGGAGCTCGAGGCAGCAGGTGCGGATAACAATGGCTCGACTACCGAAGACCGGACCAACTACTACGAAAACTTTCCCTCGAACGCGCTGCCACTTGCGCTCTGGCTCGACTCGGACAGGATGGGATTCCTTCTTTCCACGATGGATAGGGCAAAGCTCGACCTGCAGCGCGAGGTGGTGAAGAACGAACGCCGGGAGAGGGTGGATAACGTCCCCTACGGACGTGGAGACGAAATGATCCTCGCGGCGCTTTATCCGAAGGGTCATCCATATTCATGGTCGGTGATCGGGTCCATGGCCGATCTGGGTGCGGCGTCGCTCGAGGATGTCAAGAATTTTTTCCGTACTTACTACGCTCCGAATAACGCGACGCTTACAATAGCCGGAGATTTTAATCCGGCTAATGCGAAGCAGCTGGTGCAGCTGTATTTCGGAAGTATCCCGAGGGGACCGACGCTTCCCACCCGGCCGAAGGTAGCTCCCGTTGTGCTTGCGAAAGACACGTTCATGGTACTGGAAGACCGCGTGCAACTCCCGAGGGTGTTCTACGATTGGCCAACGGTGAAGGTGTTCGAGAAGGACGATGCGGCCCTCGATGTTCTTGCGTCAGTATTGGCAAATGGAAAGAATTCGCGACTGTACAAGAGACTTGTTTATGACATGCAAGTGGCGCAGAACGTCTTCGCCTCACAGCAATCGAGCAAGCTGGCCGGCCGATTTGAGATTGACATCACCCCGAAGCCGGGCCAGAGCCTGGCAGCCATCGACAAGGTGGTGAAGGAAGAGCTGCAAAGGCTGATGAACGAGCCGGTCACCCAGCGCGAGCTACAGCGAGTCCAGAACTCATTCCGTTCGAGCTTTCTGAATCGTCTTTCCGGAGTGCTCGGCAAGTCCGAAACACTCAACTCGTACAACTATCTCGCCGGCAACCCCGACTATGTACGGCAGGACGCTGCGCGCTACGATCATGTCACCCGTGCCGACGTGCAGCGAGTGGCGAAAACGTATCTCGGCCGGCACAAGGTCGTGCTCACGGTAGTTCCAGAGGGAAAGCGCGAGATGATGCTTACAGCAAACGGAGGTGACCGATGA
- a CDS encoding pitrilysin family protein translates to MTVAIRPQPGPAREYHFPDFVRRQLDNGLTLIVASVNKLPIVSVVAVVDATALGDKKGKEGTANLTAQALREGTTTRDGTRLALDLEKLGTSIEAGADWDSTVASMTVLKDRLAAAFGIFAEVLTKPRFRTEDIERLKAERLAERMQLLTEPRGLADESFARFIYADNSRYAQPMSGDSRSVSSLSRDDVVSFYECNYVPPQTTLIMAGDITIEEAVTLAESALSEWCGERKTSSVDADRGARDSRAIEIIVKPDAAQSELRIGHVGVPRSHPDYFPIVVMNAVLGGLFSSRINLNLREAHGYTYGASSYYDWRRQSGPFVISTAVQSEVTREAIAETLKEIDRMHEEEIGEEELTLATSYLEGVFPIRYETTSAIASALANLVMFDLPEDYYDRYRANIGSVTTHDVLDAARKHVQPERLQIVVVGNPELVKSSIEALGFGSVRTREVTDF, encoded by the coding sequence ATGACAGTCGCTATACGGCCGCAACCGGGTCCTGCGCGGGAATACCATTTCCCGGATTTCGTCCGGAGACAACTCGATAACGGGCTGACGCTTATTGTTGCCTCCGTAAACAAACTGCCCATCGTCAGTGTCGTTGCCGTCGTCGATGCGACAGCACTGGGGGACAAGAAGGGGAAAGAAGGCACCGCGAATCTCACGGCACAAGCGCTGAGAGAAGGCACGACTACACGCGATGGGACCAGGCTCGCCCTGGATCTCGAGAAGCTGGGTACTTCCATCGAGGCCGGTGCTGACTGGGATAGCACCGTCGCAAGCATGACGGTGCTGAAAGACAGGCTCGCGGCGGCGTTTGGCATCTTCGCGGAGGTGCTGACGAAGCCACGTTTCCGGACGGAAGACATCGAGCGTCTCAAGGCCGAGCGTCTCGCCGAGAGAATGCAGCTCCTCACGGAGCCGCGCGGCCTCGCTGACGAATCGTTTGCGCGTTTCATCTATGCAGACAATTCCCGGTACGCTCAGCCAATGAGCGGTGACAGCCGCTCCGTATCGTCCCTCTCGCGAGACGATGTCGTGAGCTTCTACGAGTGCAACTATGTTCCGCCGCAGACGACGTTGATAATGGCCGGGGACATTACGATCGAAGAAGCAGTGACTCTGGCCGAATCAGCGCTCAGCGAATGGTGCGGCGAGCGCAAGACGTCCTCGGTGGACGCGGACAGAGGTGCCCGGGACTCACGGGCCATAGAGATAATTGTGAAGCCTGATGCCGCGCAGTCGGAGCTCAGGATCGGGCACGTGGGCGTCCCGCGATCGCATCCGGACTATTTCCCGATAGTGGTAATGAACGCGGTGCTTGGTGGACTCTTCTCATCACGAATCAATCTCAATCTGCGCGAGGCGCACGGCTACACATACGGGGCGTCGTCGTATTACGACTGGCGCCGTCAGTCTGGTCCTTTCGTGATCTCGACGGCGGTACAGAGCGAAGTGACGAGGGAAGCAATCGCCGAGACGCTAAAGGAGATTGATAGAATGCATGAAGAAGAAATTGGAGAAGAGGAGCTAACGCTGGCGACGAGTTATCTGGAAGGTGTGTTCCCAATTCGCTACGAGACGACCTCGGCGATCGCATCGGCGCTGGCGAATCTTGTGATGTTCGATCTTCCGGAGGACTATTACGACAGATACAGGGCCAACATCGGATCTGTGACGACTCACGACGTGCTTGACGCCGCGAGAAAGCATGTCCAGCCTGAGCGCCTGCAAATCGTGGTCGTAGGGAATCCGGAACTGGTAAAGTCGTCGATTGAGGCGCTGGGCTTCGGTTCAGTGCGAACGCGGGAGGTGACGGATTTCTAA
- a CDS encoding pitrilysin family protein, whose product MRIPIESFCLDNGLVVTLSRDNTAPIVAVNLWYHVGSANERVGRTGFAHLFEHMLFQGSEHVGANEHFELVQRAGGTLNGSTWLERTNYFETVPSNQLALALWLEADRMGALLPAMTQKKLDTQRDVVKNERRWSVDNQPYGTWWERLPALVFPESHPFHHSLIGSMEDLSEASLEDVEQFFRTYYTPDNAVLSIAGDFDSAEARNLVEQYFGSVPRGAGKPPLEGMELPEKFGETLRLVVEDDVSLPRLYMAFRSPVFGSEGYYIASVCGAILGMRRGSRLYRSLVREKQVAADTTAFTFDLAKGSDLLIVDVTARPEITVDRLQEEVEHEIDILVSDGVTQEEVERAVALIQTDMITALQSASERADRLSMFATLLGDPSLINEQADRYHSVTAAQVSEFACEKLGPDNRALLLYVPRPERAVESDADLIGATVS is encoded by the coding sequence ATGCGAATACCAATCGAGTCATTTTGCCTGGACAACGGGCTTGTGGTAACTCTGTCGCGGGACAATACAGCCCCAATCGTCGCCGTGAATCTCTGGTACCACGTTGGCTCTGCCAACGAACGAGTCGGCAGAACGGGCTTCGCCCACCTGTTTGAGCACATGTTGTTTCAGGGGTCCGAACATGTAGGTGCCAATGAGCACTTCGAGCTGGTACAACGGGCCGGAGGCACGCTCAATGGTAGTACATGGCTGGAGCGGACCAACTACTTCGAGACGGTGCCGTCAAACCAACTGGCGCTTGCATTATGGCTTGAGGCTGACAGGATGGGAGCGCTACTTCCAGCGATGACGCAGAAGAAGCTGGACACACAGCGCGACGTTGTGAAGAATGAGCGTCGGTGGTCGGTGGACAATCAGCCGTACGGAACATGGTGGGAGAGGCTACCTGCCCTCGTGTTCCCGGAATCGCATCCCTTTCATCACTCGCTGATCGGATCGATGGAAGATCTCTCGGAAGCTTCACTTGAAGATGTCGAGCAGTTCTTCAGAACGTACTACACGCCCGATAACGCAGTTTTATCAATAGCCGGAGACTTTGATTCCGCAGAAGCCCGCAATCTGGTGGAGCAGTATTTCGGATCCGTTCCGCGTGGAGCGGGGAAACCGCCTCTGGAAGGAATGGAGCTACCGGAAAAATTTGGTGAAACACTTCGCCTCGTAGTGGAAGACGACGTAAGCCTTCCACGTCTCTATATGGCGTTCCGGTCGCCTGTTTTCGGCAGCGAGGGATACTACATAGCAAGCGTATGCGGCGCGATACTCGGCATGCGCCGCGGGAGCAGGTTGTACCGCTCCCTTGTCAGGGAGAAGCAGGTCGCGGCAGATACGACGGCCTTCACGTTCGATCTGGCCAAAGGAAGCGATCTTCTCATAGTGGATGTCACGGCACGTCCGGAGATTACGGTCGACCGTCTGCAGGAAGAAGTCGAGCACGAAATCGACATTCTGGTGAGCGACGGCGTGACACAGGAAGAAGTAGAACGTGCGGTTGCGCTGATTCAGACAGACATGATCACCGCCCTACAGTCTGCCAGCGAGCGGGCCGACCGGCTCTCGATGTTTGCAACGCTGCTGGGTGATCCTTCGCTCATCAATGAACAAGCTGACCGATATCACTCGGTAACCGCGGCACAGGTAAGCGAATTTGCTTGCGAGAAACTTGGGCCCGACAACAGGGCGCTGCTGCTCTATGTTCCACGGCCGGAACGAGCTGTCGAAAGTGACGCTGATCTGATTGGAGCGACCGTGTCATGA